One stretch of Candidatus Nitrosotenuis cloacae DNA includes these proteins:
- a CDS encoding NAD(+)/NADH kinase produces the protein MKLNRVGIVSKFGSEESENAAKKVAKKFLASKAEVFTIAPVSVEGAKRIESVDELNDKKLDLVVTMGGDGTTLRTFRSLTNEIPLLTINVGGNRGILSEITLDKIDTAIADMKSNKVWFDKRTRVVASSGGEEYSPALNEIYINRQNMTKTAEFEIKFQNDIVKHKMDGVMISTPSGSTGHSFSLGGPVLHESLDILIITPIAPVLRLLPSIVVPDEKIEVICSHDTNIVMDAQVIKTAGFEESIVIKKHPKRAVFVRLKKRGLRQMGKLGV, from the coding sequence TTGAAACTAAATCGAGTAGGCATAGTATCCAAGTTTGGCTCCGAAGAGTCGGAGAATGCGGCAAAAAAAGTTGCAAAAAAGTTTCTTGCCAGTAAGGCCGAAGTCTTTACAATAGCACCAGTATCGGTGGAAGGTGCAAAACGAATCGAATCCGTCGATGAGCTAAACGACAAAAAACTGGATTTGGTAGTAACCATGGGCGGAGATGGCACCACGCTTCGTACATTTCGCAGCCTGACAAATGAGATCCCGCTTTTGACCATCAATGTTGGCGGTAACAGAGGAATTCTCTCAGAGATAACGCTGGACAAAATAGACACTGCCATTGCAGACATGAAATCAAACAAGGTTTGGTTTGACAAAAGAACCCGAGTTGTCGCATCATCTGGCGGAGAAGAGTATTCACCAGCATTAAATGAAATCTACATCAATAGACAAAACATGACAAAGACCGCAGAGTTTGAGATCAAGTTCCAAAACGATATAGTAAAACACAAAATGGACGGAGTCATGATCTCAACACCAAGCGGCTCTACTGGCCATTCGTTTTCACTGGGCGGTCCCGTACTGCACGAGAGCCTGGATATTTTGATAATCACACCAATCGCGCCAGTTCTTAGATTGCTCCCATCAATAGTAGTTCCAGACGAAAAAATTGAAGTCATTTGCTCACATGATACCAACATTGTGATGGATGCACAGGTGATCAAAACTGCAGGCTTTGAGGAATCAATAGTCATCAAAAAGCATCCAAAGCGCGCAGTCTTTGTGAGACTAAAAAAAC